The Penicillium oxalicum strain HP7-1 chromosome IV, whole genome shotgun sequence genome contains a region encoding:
- a CDS encoding putative aspergillopepsin A-like aspartic endopeptidase — translation MQSYLSLILCLVLSVNVLAAPAPQPVRKSRSFHIERVKRSDYVAHGPVAIRKAFRKFGITPVDFQNITLKDFEPFEHQAFRVKSNQASIDEPDQTGAVSATSVQNDVEFVSPVSIGGQTVTLDFDTGSSDMWVFNAGLPASITAGRDIYDPAKSTTYKKVEGGTFKISYGDSSSASGGLAQDVVNIGGATVKDQIFGLPDRVSSSFVDDTYSNGLVGLGFSSINTFTPGPQKTFFDNIASDLEEPVFTARLRSDGVGEYEFGKVDHAKYTGNLVNISVDSSSGFWQFEAGYFAVGSDALQKVTQVPRAIADTGTSLMLVSPEVVTAYYKKVQNAAYSSGVSGWVYPCSAKLPSLTVALGDKYQATIPGSLVNFAEVGKNTTTGETVCYGGIQSNQGSSLQIFGDVFLKALFVVFDQRGPSLGFAAPA, via the exons ATGCAGTCCTATCTCTCTCTGATCCTCTGTCTGGTCCTGAGCGTCAATGTTCTGGCTGCTCCCGCTCCTCAACCGGTTCGGAAAAGCAGGTCTTTCCATATCGAACGAGTCAAGCGCAGTGATTATGTCGCCCATGGCCCCGTCGCCATTCGCAAGGCTTTCCGCAAGTTCGGCATCACGCCCGTGGACTTTCAAAACATCACGCTCAAGGACTTTGAACCCTTTGAGCACCAGGCCTTCCGGGtcaaatccaaccaggccAGCATTGATGAGCCAGACCAGACCGGTGCAGTGAGTGCGACTTCGGTCCAGAATGATGTGGAATTCGTCTCACCCGTCTCCATCGGTGGCCAAACCGTCACACTGGACTTTGATACCGGTTCCTCCGATAT GTGGGTCTTCAACGCTGGACTTCCTGCGTCCATCACCGCGGGTCGCGACATCTATGATCCCGCCAAATCGACCACCTACAAGAAAGTCGAAGGTGGTACTTTCAAGATCAGCTACGGTGACTCGTCCTCTGCCTCAGGCGGTCTCGCCCAGGATGTGGTCAACATTGGCGGTGCCACCGTGAAGGACCAAATTTTCGGTCTGCCGGACCgtgtctcttcctccttcgTTGACGACACCTATTCCAACGGTCTCGTCGGACTTGGCTTCTCCTCCATCAACACCTTCACCCCAGGCCCTCAAAAGACCTTCTTTGACAACATCGCCTCGGACTTGGAAGAGCCCGTGTTCACGGCCCGCCTGCGCAGCGACGGCGTCGGCGAGTACGAATTTGGCAAAGTCGACCATGCCAAGTATACCGGCAACCTGGTCAACATCAGCGTcgactcctcctcgggcttctGGCAATTCGAGGCCGGTTATTTCGCCGTGGGCAGTGATGCCCTGCAGAAGGTCACCCAGGTCCCCCGGGCGATTGCCGATACCGGTACCTCATTGATGCTGGTGAGCCCTGAGGTGGTCACCGCGTACTACAAAAAGGTGCAAAATGCCGCCTACTCCAGCGGCGTGTCCGGATGGGTGTACCCTTGCTCGGCCAAGTTGCCCAGCTTGACCGTCGCCCTGGGGGACAAGTACCAGGCCACGATTCCCGGCTCGCTGGTCAACTTTGCCGAGGTTGGAAAGAACACCACCACTGGCGAAACTG TATGCTATGGTGGCATCCAATCCAACCAGGGCTCCAGCCTCCAAATCTTCGGCGACGTCTTTCTCAAGGCTCTCTTCGTGGTCTTTGACCAGCGCGGTCCATCC